GTTTAAGTGGTaaatatttttttagaaaatataTGCCATTAAAATTCCTAAATCTGGTTTCATCAcagaaaaatatgaaaagttAGTTTCATACTTCTTTCTAAAACTATGCTCTATCTTCCGGTTCCTAGTTAGAAGTTATTAGATCTTTCAAAAATGCTTTGAttaaaattatttttatttCCAAATTAGAATTATGTATTTTTCAACTCGGCTCATTTAGCTCGTCTGAAATTTAGCCTCAAACAATACAGGAGATGATAATAAATAAGTTAAGATCACTTACAATAAATAATAGAACCAacttttagaaaaaaattaaaGTATGACCATAGGATCTCAATAGTTTTTAACTAAACACTATAAATAGAGCATGATTTTAGAAAAAAAGAAACTAGTTTCATATATTTGTGAGCTAAAATGAATTTTTTGGAGACTAAACTAGATTTTAAGATTTTTAATTACATATGTCCTCTAAGAAAAAATATTTTGTAGCTATTTTTGATAAAGTCTAGTTGACCGCACTAAACTATCAATACGGTCCCATGTACCTCCTTATGGCTGATATGGCGCTACGTAGGATTGCTGATACGACGCTATTTCGGCAAAGCCGCCTTTTGAAACTACTGAGTGGGGTAAATTTAACGGTTTCAATAGTTGGAGGTGTTGAATATCCAGTTTTTGGATTGAAGGGGTAATTTGATATCTAAGGGGGTTGAAAGGACTTTTTCCTATAAAAATTATGTCTGGCCCATACCAGCCAAAAATAATTGGGCGGCCCAACTAGAGATCAGCCCGAATCTGCTTAGGACGACGAGTCGACGACGGTGACTCGGTGAGGGCAAAGCGCAAGTGCGCCACACGGGCCACGGCCGTCGCGAGGAGGCGGCCGAGAGCCGCGCGGGTGGACGGCGACAAGCTGGTAGGGTTCAAAGACCACGGAGGGTTGGCTGGGCGTCCGGCGGCGACCGCTGGCTGGACGACGGTGACCATGGCGGCCGCTGCCCACGATGACGAGAGGCGGCGACGACGGGAAGTGCGAGGTTAGTCCGGTTCTATTCCCAAATCCCAGTCTCCGGTTGACCGGTTCTACTCCCAGATCCCAATCTACCGCACTCTTCCATCGTTTGCTCCCTATACGAAGAAACATTCTCTATACTCAAATCTCATGTCAATCCCAATTCCCAAATAAATGGGAATTCCCAAATAAATGTGACCGATTGAAATGGGATGGTTCCGCTTCTAGTTGCAGATTTTGATTAGTTATTCGATGAGGAGTGAAGGATATTTTGGGAGAAGCAACTACTCGATATTTGTCGCAAGCTGTTGACTTCACCATATACTTGAGGTCGTCAGTCTTTTCGACTTTAAACATGCGTGGCCTATATCATGTTCAAGTTTCCACGATGATACTTCCATCGCCATCACTGTATGTCTGTAGCATCCAGTTGTTTGATATCTAGCGGGACTTTTCAATATTTTGTCCTGAGGTGGAATTTGGAATTGGAGGATGCTTCACTGATTGGAAATAGCCATGACCCGTCGAAGAGTCCAAAACAGTAGCATCTACTTGGCGGAGACCAAATAATCATCCCATTTTTCGGCAAAAAGTAAAAGACTAGCTCATTGACAAAGTAAACGCTGGGCTAGTATATATAGGGACTAACATACCTGTCGTATGTGCTCATCAATCAAAACAGACATTGCTACACGCCATAGCACACCATGAACTACTATTAGAAGAAGCATCTAATTGTTTGATTCTCTAGAAGGATTGTCCAATATTTGTCCTGATTTGAATGTTGGAACTGGAAGATGCTTCACAGAATCGAAACAGCCAAGACCCTGTCAAAGGATTCAATCACATAGCGTGTGTTTGGTGGAGACAAAACAACGGTCCTATTTCTCAGCAAAAATGAAAAGGCTGGCTGATTAAGCAAGCGTGGACTAGTATATAGAGAGACTAGTGCGCCCTGTGCTCAGGAAGTCATGAATCCAAGCACATATTGTGAGACGCCATAGGAAACCATGTATCACTACTACAAGAACTCCACCTACAGAGCAGCTGCGCTTCTACTGCTACTCTTCAGCCTCACAGGTGAGCTGCAATTTCAAGCCAAGGCGGTGGCTTTGCCAAGCTCCAGCTGCCCAGAGAGCTGCGGTGATGTTAAAATTGTATACCCATTTGGTATTGGTGTGGACTGTGCTAGAGAAGGATTTGATCTCGAGTGCAACAAGACTGACAATGGCCATGCCAATATAACATTTTTTGGCACCATACCATTGGTGAATATATCACTGCTCGATGGCATGATTCGGGTGAGGCACCGCATCTCGTCCATGTGCTACAACCACTTGAACAGGAGCATTACCTATAGGAATGGGGGCCTGGAACTTGGTAACCCGTCATTCACATTCTCAGAACAGCTCAACAAGTTCACAGTTATCGGCATCAACACACTCGCATACATGTTGGGCTCTACTGTGAGTTATGTAGTATTCTGTATTGATAATTTTATGATGTATACTAGGCTCTGCATACAAGAAAATTCATGAATGAGATTTATTTCTAGCGATATTTTCAATTCTTCAGCACCATGGACTAGAGAATTGTTATGCTGCTAAAAGACTGAATGTTGTTGTTTATATGCAGCAAGTCCTTGGGTGTCTATCACAGTCCTCACCCTACAACAACCTCATGGCACGGGATGAGGTTTGCGACGGTGTTGGCTGCTGCCAGGTTGCGCTCTCCAGCAACATGTCCTACTACGAAATGGATTTCAATGAACGGTACAACACCTCCAACGTAAGCATCACAAAAAATACAGATTACTGTGGCTATGCTGTGATGATGGAGACTGATGCATTCAAGTTCCGTACAACATATCTGAACAATGGAGTCTTTTGGGATGAGGATCGTCGTGTCCCAGTGATATTGAACTGGGCAGTGGGCAACGAGACCTGTGATATTGCCAGGCAGAAAAAAGATTCATTTGCTTGCCGCAGCAATAACAGCTACTGCATTGATTCGAGAAATGGTCCAGGTTACCTCTGCAACTGCAGCACAGGCTACCACGGCAATCCATACCTTCCTGATGGTGATGGAGGATGCCAAGGTCTGTGTTGCAAGTGTACATTTTGAAGTTTTGATTGATGCATATAAACACAATGAACAATTCCTCAAAAGTCAAAAAAATATATAATAAAGCATCTTACGCGCTACTTTACTTGCAGAGCGTAGCTCTAACTCTCCAAGTATCATATTCATACTCTGTATGCAGATATTAATGAATGTGCTACCAACGAACCTCCATGTGATGGCTGCATCAACACACCTGGAAGTTACTTTTGTCCAAATCAAAAGCCTTCATCAGGTTCCTCACACTCAGACTCCACAGTTCTAGTTGTTGGTAAATCACTCGGTCTCTCTTTATTTTCCCAGAGATTTAATCTGCACATGATTGAGTTGGAATAATAATGACCTGAAAACTACACAGGTCCAAGTATTGGGGTTGTAATTGTGGTAATAGCCATCACTTGCACATATGTGATCCGTGAAAGGAAGAAGCTGGCCAGTATCAAGCAAAAGTATTTCCAGCAGCATGGTGGAATGCTTCTGTTGCAGGAGATGAGCTTAAAGCAAGGAACTGCCTTCTCTATCTTCACTGAAGCAGATCTCACGGAGGCAACAAACAAGTTTGACGACAATAATATCCTCGGCCGTGGTGGCCATGGTACCGTCTACAAAGGCACGCTCAAGGACGGCAGTCTAATCGCAGTTAAACGATGTGTATTAATGACCAGCGAGCAGCAGAAGAAAGAGTTCGGCAAAGAGATGCTTATCCTATCCCAGATTAACCACAAGAACATCGTTAAGCTCCTGGGGTGCTGCCTTGAAGTAGAGGTTCCAATGCTAGTCTATGAATTCATCCCAAATGGCACCCTGTTTCAATTCATCCATGGTGACAATGGCTCCCACAACATCCCCTTCTCAACTCGGATACACATTGCCCTCGAGTCTGCCCTGGCCTTAGCTTACCTTCATTCATGGGCTTCGCCTCCAATCCTTCATGGGGATGTCAAATCGTCCAATATACTTCTCGATGAGAACTATGCTGCAAAGGTATCAGATTTTGGGGCCTCCATACTAGCGCCGGCTGACAAGTCCCAGTTCATGACACTGGTTCAAGGAACTTGTGGGTACCTAGACCCTGAGTACATGCAGACATGCCTGCTGACAGATAAGAGTGATGTATACAGCTTCGGTGTTGTCCTCCTAGAGATGCTCACTGGCAAGACAGCCTTCAACCTTGAAGGTCCGGAGAATGAGAGGAGCCTTTCGCTTCGCTTCTTGAGCGCCATGAAGGAGGGCAGACTTATGGATGTTATAGACGACCAGATCAAGAGTGACAGTGACGCCGGGTTGCTCGAAGAGGTTGCAGAGCTGGCGAGGCAGTGCCTGGAGATGGTTGGCGAGAGTCGTCCGTCAATGAACGATGTCGCCGAGAAGCTGGACAGGCTGAGCAAGGTCATGCAGCACCCGTGGGTGCCGGCGCAACGTGACCCTGAAGAGATGGAGAGCCTGCTCGGGGAGTCTTCGGCGGCCAGCTTGGAGATGATCAGCACAGGGAATTTCAGCATGGAGAAGAGGATTGTGCAAGGGCTCCTGGAGTCTGGACGTTAGAGTTGGCCCCATCATGCCATGGATTCACAGTGATCATCTTAATTCTTATGGTTATTTTTAGTATGTCTGTACTTATTTTCTGTTGGCTGGTAATGTATGTTACGTATGCATACAGTATGTCAGTATTCACATGTAGCTCCTTTGTTACTTTGCTTTTGGGAGGATTGGTGATTTCATTTGCTTGGATACATGTATATAACAGCTCTAAGGGTATACAAGAGAATATTGGATTTGCTGAGGTGTCCAATTGTCTAACTGTCATGGCTCATGGCATGGTTGAGTTCACTCACTATTGGAGTGTGGCACCATTTTGTCTTGTAAAGCCTCTGTCAAATTTTTCTCATTTGCCATTTGGCTGATTGGCATGCTGGATGAAGGATTTAGGAAGCAAAACGGGCCTGGCCTCATTATGCTCGACAAATGTGTTTCCTGGGCCCAAAATAATTTGCGCCAGAAATAATCGGGTGGCCCAACTAGAGCTCAGCCAGTGAGCGAGCCCAGACACGAACTTTGCAGGCCCGCTATGCTTCCAACGGAGGCCGATTTCCGTCTGACTTTTTTTTAAAGgctttaaaaaaaataaaattcgaaaaagggtgcCGATCGGTAAAAATTCGGAAAatggtacctcccgcccgaacaacgggcgggaggcgtggggccggagacctcccgcccatccagcgggcgggaggttccaaaacTATTaagaggcccctcccgagggcctcttcgggaagaggcccctgacgcattccgcccgcccaacgggcgggaggtgccttattttttgaaatttattttagaatttatattttacaaactatttaaaatttatacttttttaaaatataagatttattcgccatactcttttgtatacataaaaaATTTAGtttaattttacgaagaagattacggtatctaaaactcatatggagatggttaagcgataacgttttgcaacgtagaatccaaatattactatagtacgatacatcaagctattaaaaataaaatagtatgataacAAATAAGTTTAAATATACAAATACCAAGTCACAATTACAATTACAAACACACATAATGATCTATTAAAATTCAATGCGGCatatattacaaatacacataatggtctattaaaattacaaatatacaTCCAGAtctgatacaaactcaacgcggcaaatattacatatgagcaaacaacgttgaaataaaattacaactaaccGATGCTTGATGTCAtagtagcactcgatcggcgacgtctgccactccttgatgcaactggaggtcttccatctgtagcatcacctgtagaaccagcttcagcagaactagACCCAATATTATtatttggacaacgtttatacgtgtgtccactctgattacatgcactgcagcactgtatcctcggacggagctctgactcatccatgtcattacgaatacgccgtgtctgacggcgccctctTTTAACCCGAGCTGTTCTCGAGTCTGAAATATATATatcacaggattcgctgtctcagtgaacgatccaaccatacggaacccatagatctcatactgccacgTGCTGgtaattgtctcctttctgaagtaatagGAAACATGTATATCGACAGGATAtccaatatccgcacaagcagccatttcatgagaacaaggtatgtACAGCAACTTTGGCCTTATGCATGAGCAGCAATAAGTTCCATCAAAATTGAGGATGCAATtatttacaggagtttgacgtctcatgccacgtcgtGCTCTGTCTTTGGAAGCTACCTCAAACTTAAGTtcctgtgtaccacattgccgtacgtggtgtagctggacgctagctgccttcttagtcatataaTCTGTCATCATTTTCCTAAAATATCTGTCAGAATCTTGCATGTATGCCTAATTTTTAGCGAACCGATTcataaagtaatcggtacatcCGCGGACGATaaattccacaattgcaaccagtggaagcccacgaacacctcgcatcacccaattgtaaacctcggcgaagttggtgaTCATTAcgccgtaccttgcaccatcggcgAAGCGTGAGTGGTAtgatttatgacgcactgaacactcacagtgtgtgtctcctgattaatacttaatcccctcattaaccagttgcatagggattcaaatgtcttCTCGTggggtctggtaattcctctgaccgcacagttgaattcacttaaatctaccccattcggcccataaatcacatttccttttccgtaatatatactaaaaatacccttctcggaagatatatctgtcaatcattaataaactagttatactacatattaatacacaacgaccctaagtttcagtGATTCCTAGATTATATTTTTCAGATTTTAAACTACTctgaatataaattatactaaaaataattgaaaatactaaaaactattcaaaacataactgccctaacaaatattttctggattatagttattttcaagtaattatacgactagaatgataatatacctccaaaccgacatgtgaacagggcttcgccgtttgctcttctctcttcctctccttattttctttttttttcttctgatttttgctgaataaaatggaAATTTAGGGACAGGTGGGGGGCTTATATAGCCAGGGGGGACCTTCCGCTCGTTGATCGGGCGgaaggtccccggccccacgcctcccgctcgttgatcgggcgggaggtaccatTTTTCGAATTTTTATCAATCGgcaccctttttcgaatttttctTTAGacccttttttttttaaaaaagtcgTTTCCGTCTCCCACTCTCCCGTGTCCATCGAACAGAGGCGAAGATGCTCCCGACGGTGAGCGAAACACGGCCGCGGAGCACGGGACGCACCGAAGTCCGCGAGGACACACCCGCTCGACTTGCGATGGCCGCCGGTGGGCGACGACGCCGAAGCCTACAGGGCTTGACATCGCGTGAAGGGTGGTTGGGCACGGCGTCCGGAGGCGACGGCTGGCGGGACGCGGGCGGACATGGCGGGCACGGCGTTCGACGGGGTGGGGCAGGACAGGGAGCGCCAGGTTAGGCTGGTTCTACTCCCAAATCTCAACACCGCAATCTTCTATCAGTTGCTTCTCGTACGAAACAGGAAACACCCTCTCAATCCCCCCAAATACCAATCCACCAAGGGATTAAGCTGCTTTCGTACTAAATTAAGCTGCTTTCGGTCGGCAAAATCAAGGGATTGAAATGTTCCACGTCTCCTAGTCCCCAAGCAGTCCACATTCTGTTTTAGTTAAAGTGAGGCGTCACCCCCGCAGGCTACAGTTCTTGACCTAGCCAAGCTAATTCACATCATATCAATTTTGGAGAGCGACAGCTCAGGCACTCCACAACATTTTTGTTCAATTCATGCACGATACTGCTGTTTCTTTTGTTTGGCTTTTGTGTAGATCCCAGGTTGAACAAGCGCAACGGTTGTTTTCTTAGGCGAAAGTTTTTCCTTCCACTGGGGTCACAGTAGCAGCATTTGTCAGATAATTCAATGCGCCAGGGACCAAGTCTGGTTAGTGTAACAATCTAGTTGGAGACTTGGATGCTAGTTTtgagttgctgctgctgttgtgtgtatgtgtgtgttTTGTGGGGGAAAGTCAAGCGTGTTAACTAGGAATATCACTCATTAGCTTCTGCGAAGAACTTTCAGCAAGGTCATGGTGGTACAAAATTTGGCAGCTGAACTTTCAGTGTCTCATTTCATAAAATTATCCGAAGAACCGTCAGCAAGGCCGTGTTTACTATATGTGTCTTTGGTTGGCCTTTTACCCTGGAGTAGGAAGTCAGGTAGGAACAGGAAGATAGATGCTTCGCTGGCACTGAGTAGAACCGTCATGTCCCTGTTGAAGGGTTCAGAACCTTACCATATATGTAGACAATTCAGATCACATTCTTTATCGAATCAGATACCTAACACTAATTAGGTGCACTGTAGTAGATGTGGAACTGCACCGGCTGTCTTTTTACAATGGAAACTTGGACAGCAACATCCTAACAACACGAGTTACATGCATTAATGTGCTCCAGCGGTGGTGATGTTGGTCTCTTGGAAAACTTTTACCTACATAGATTCCTATTACAGATGTGCAACCTTTAATCTATGTAATTTGTGTGCCAAAGTCCTAGGCGAGGGAAATTCTTTGTCCAATCCAAATAAATTTAGGAGATGCAACGAAATGAAATGCTTTCTACTTCCAATTTTTAGTTGTTCAATGAGAAGTGAACAATATTTTGGGAGAGTCGATTTACTTCACCATAGACTTCACAAGTTATACAGCATATTGTTAACCTTTTATATAGAGTAAAGGTTGAACATGTAGAGCTGCCAGTTATAGTTGAATGTTTCCGCGATGACCCTTCCATCACCATCGTTGTAGCATCTAATTGTTTGACTCACTTGAAGGAGTTTTCAATATTTATTtctgaggtggaagttggagcTGTAAGATGCTTCACTGGATTTAGACAGCCACGACCCTGTCAAAGTGCCCAAAACTGTGCTGTGCATTTGGTGGACACCATATAATAACATCATTCTGCAGCAAAAATAAAAAGGCTGGCTGATTGGGAACGTAAACACCGGGCAAGTATATATAGAGACCAATTACTCTTATGTGCTCGTCAACCAAAGCAGAAATTGTGAGACAATATAGCACACACTATGTACAACTACTACAAGACCACCACTGATAGAGTCCCTATGCTTCTGCTGCTACCCTTCAGTTCCGCAGTTGCGCTGCAATTCCAAACCAAGACGATGGCTCTGCCAGAATCCAGCTGCCCAAAGCGTTGTGGCGATGTGGACATTTTATATCCATTTGGGATTGGTGCTGGCTGTGCAATGGAAGGATTTGAGCTCAATTGCAGCAAGACTGAAGATGGCCACGGCAGCTTGACGTTCTTTAAAGTAATTCCAGTTCGGACTATATTGCTGTCTGAAGGTCAGGTTCGGATCATGAAACACATCTCAACCATGTCATACAACCCGTTGAGCAAGGAGATCGACCCGGATATATGGGGCCAGAATCTCTCCAACACGCCATTTCTGTATTCAGGGAAGTCCAACATGTTTACGGTTATCGGTGTTAACACTCTCGCATACATGACGGACAATGTTGTGAGTGAGCTCTACGTGCAGCAAGAATTCATTTATGATTATATATGGCTAGCTGCATGTTTTAATTCTTCTGTACCATGGATTGGGTATTTTTTTAGGCTGCTAATAAGTTAAACCTTCATGTTTATGCAGCATTTGATTATTGGGTGTGTGTCTCGGTGCTCGCCCTACAACAATCTCATGGCACAAGATGGGATGTGCCGTGGTGCCGGCTGCTGCCAGGTTGCACTCACTGGGGACATGTCCAACGATGGTGTGTATTTCAATGAACTGTACAACACTACAGATTACTATACCAACCGAAGCACCACAGACAGGGCAGAGTACCAGGGCTATGCTGTGCTTATGGAGTCTGAGGCATTCCAGTTCAAGACAACATATCTGAACACCACAGCTTTTCTCAATGAGCACGCTGATCGTGTCCCAGTAATCTTGAACTGGGTGGTGGGTAAAGAGTCGTGTGATGTCGTGAGGAATAGTGATT
The genomic region above belongs to Panicum hallii strain FIL2 chromosome 4, PHallii_v3.1, whole genome shotgun sequence and contains:
- the LOC112889608 gene encoding putative wall-associated receptor kinase-like 16 isoform X2 encodes the protein MTRGGDDGKCEQVLGCLSQSSPYNNLMARDEVCDGVGCCQVALSSNMSYYEMDFNERYNTSNVSITKNTDYCGYAVMMETDAFKFRTTYLNNGVFWDEDRRVPVILNWAVGNETCDIARQKKDSFACRSNNSYCIDSRNGPGYLCNCSTGYHGNPYLPDGDGGCQDINECATNEPPCDGCINTPGSYFCPNQKPSSGSSHSDSTVLVVGPSIGVVIVVIAITCTYVIRERKKLASIKQKYFQQHGGMLLLQEMSLKQGTAFSIFTEADLTEATNKFDDNNILGRGGHGTVYKGTLKDGSLIAVKRCVLMTSEQQKKEFGKEMLILSQINHKNIVKLLGCCLEVEVPMLVYEFIPNGTLFQFIHGDNGSHNIPFSTRIHIALESALALAYLHSWASPPILHGDVKSSNILLDENYAAKVSDFGASILAPADKSQFMTLVQGTCGYLDPEYMQTCLLTDKSDVYSFGVVLLEMLTGKTAFNLEGPENERSLSLRFLSAMKEGRLMDVIDDQIKSDSDAGLLEEVAELARQCLEMVGESRPSMNDVAEKLDRLSKVMQHPWVPAQRDPEEMESLLGESSAASLEMISTGNFSMEKRIVQGLLESGR
- the LOC112889608 gene encoding putative wall-associated receptor kinase-like 16 isoform X1; translation: MYHYYKNSTYRAAALLLLLFSLTGELQFQAKAVALPSSSCPESCGDVKIVYPFGIGVDCAREGFDLECNKTDNGHANITFFGTIPLVNISLLDGMIRVRHRISSMCYNHLNRSITYRNGGLELGNPSFTFSEQLNKFTVIGINTLAYMLGSTQVLGCLSQSSPYNNLMARDEVCDGVGCCQVALSSNMSYYEMDFNERYNTSNVSITKNTDYCGYAVMMETDAFKFRTTYLNNGVFWDEDRRVPVILNWAVGNETCDIARQKKDSFACRSNNSYCIDSRNGPGYLCNCSTGYHGNPYLPDGDGGCQDINECATNEPPCDGCINTPGSYFCPNQKPSSGSSHSDSTVLVVGPSIGVVIVVIAITCTYVIRERKKLASIKQKYFQQHGGMLLLQEMSLKQGTAFSIFTEADLTEATNKFDDNNILGRGGHGTVYKGTLKDGSLIAVKRCVLMTSEQQKKEFGKEMLILSQINHKNIVKLLGCCLEVEVPMLVYEFIPNGTLFQFIHGDNGSHNIPFSTRIHIALESALALAYLHSWASPPILHGDVKSSNILLDENYAAKVSDFGASILAPADKSQFMTLVQGTCGYLDPEYMQTCLLTDKSDVYSFGVVLLEMLTGKTAFNLEGPENERSLSLRFLSAMKEGRLMDVIDDQIKSDSDAGLLEEVAELARQCLEMVGESRPSMNDVAEKLDRLSKVMQHPWVPAQRDPEEMESLLGESSAASLEMISTGNFSMEKRIVQGLLESGR